A single genomic interval of Methanobrevibacter sp. harbors:
- a CDS encoding RNA-binding protein, with protein sequence MYKDELSIFIPNSFLSESKDLKIRTYKVGILGRALAIFQADNVVIYNDDNVKNEEGEMDGEFIAEILSYMNTPQYLRKQAFPIRSELKHVGILPPLRTPYHPVNSQPDVGDYRQGFTVKRNKKGTYVDIGMDKLAFCKEQLSVKRIFDFKITKIAKKEVIVTPDKPDDVYWGYNVISSTKSLKNSLKLIKPDLVVETTRYGDYINSIFDELKPKLDESKSIAILFGGPYSSIQEDVSNPNWDLIKLNTIPGQGTETVRSEEAVVATLSLFNCMRF encoded by the coding sequence ATGTATAAAGATGAGCTATCTATATTTATTCCAAATTCATTTCTTTCTGAGTCTAAAGATCTCAAAATTCGTACTTATAAAGTAGGCATTTTAGGCAGAGCTTTAGCTATTTTTCAAGCAGACAATGTTGTTATTTATAATGATGACAATGTTAAAAATGAAGAAGGAGAAATGGATGGAGAGTTTATTGCAGAAATTTTGAGTTATATGAATACTCCTCAATACTTGAGGAAACAAGCATTTCCTATAAGATCAGAATTAAAGCATGTTGGAATTCTTCCACCTCTTAGGACTCCTTATCATCCTGTTAATAGTCAACCAGACGTGGGCGATTATAGACAAGGGTTTACTGTTAAGAGAAATAAGAAGGGAACTTACGTGGATATAGGTATGGACAAACTTGCATTCTGTAAAGAGCAACTTTCTGTTAAAAGAATTTTTGACTTTAAGATTACTAAAATTGCTAAGAAAGAAGTAATAGTCACACCTGATAAACCAGATGACGTTTACTGGGGATATAATGTTATATCTTCTACTAAGAGTCTTAAAAATAGCTTAAAATTAATTAAACCTGATCTTGTTGTAGAAACTACAAGATATGGAGATTATATTAATTCTATTTTTGATGAATTAAAACCAAAATTGGATGAATCTAAAAGTATTGCTATTTTATTTGGTGGCCCATATTCTTCAATTCAAGAAGATGTTTCTAATCCAAACTGGGATTTAATTAAATTAAATACCATTCCTGGACAAGGAACTGAAACTGTTAGAAGCGAAGAGGCTGTTGTCGCTACACTTTCTTTATTCAATTGTATGAGATTTTAA
- a CDS encoding TIGR03576 family pyridoxal phosphate-dependent enzyme, which translates to MIVNNSLEEVKKRENALCIIKNFVETKGRSFLFDLTGLAGGFIASSSDLSLLETYVGPAIFEDAIQEVGKEHMGGEKILAVNRTSSGILATILSLVSKDSNVVHYLAELPAHPSIPRSCNLVGANYFETDVFEEFSIPDNTSLVVVTGSTMDHKVIDEDEFKKVIEMAHAKSIPVMVDDASGARLRTVVFDQEKACDLGADIAITSTDKLMPGPRGGLMAGREDLIDEIKIKVNQFGLEAQPPAVLAMVNGIKNFKEENLIKSFTKKDELYDLLSERFSNFNKSPTGVMIYPEGLRDEITVSHNLSDDDLAYVFSFILLKDYGIITIPPVSMPGASATIRFELSSSDAINLDLNDLNKKIVSSFEKLQEVITNEEKCREIVFNF; encoded by the coding sequence ATGATAGTTAATAATTCTTTAGAGGAAGTTAAGAAAAGAGAAAATGCTCTTTGCATAATCAAAAATTTTGTTGAAACAAAAGGACGTTCTTTTTTATTTGATTTAACTGGCTTAGCAGGTGGATTTATCGCATCATCTTCTGATTTAAGTCTTTTAGAAACTTATGTTGGTCCTGCAATATTTGAAGATGCTATTCAAGAGGTTGGAAAAGAACATATGGGTGGGGAAAAAATCCTTGCTGTAAATAGGACTTCTTCAGGTATACTTGCCACAATATTATCTTTAGTTAGTAAAGATTCAAATGTAGTGCATTATCTTGCTGAGCTTCCAGCACATCCATCTATTCCAAGAAGTTGTAATTTAGTCGGTGCTAATTATTTTGAAACTGATGTTTTTGAAGAGTTTTCAATACCTGATAATACTTCATTAGTTGTGGTTACTGGTTCTACTATGGATCATAAAGTAATTGATGAAGATGAATTTAAAAAGGTAATTGAAATGGCACATGCAAAGAGTATTCCTGTTATGGTGGATGATGCTTCGGGTGCAAGACTTAGGACAGTTGTATTTGACCAGGAAAAAGCATGTGATTTAGGTGCTGATATTGCAATTACAAGTACAGATAAATTAATGCCAGGTCCAAGAGGAGGATTAATGGCAGGTCGTGAAGATTTAATTGATGAAATTAAGATTAAAGTTAATCAATTTGGTCTAGAAGCTCAACCACCAGCAGTTCTTGCAATGGTAAATGGTATTAAAAATTTTAAAGAAGAAAATTTAATTAAAAGTTTCACAAAAAAAGATGAATTATATGATTTATTATCTGAAAGGTTTAGTAATTTTAATAAATCACCTACTGGAGTTATGATTTATCCGGAAGGTCTAAGAGATGAAATCACTGTTTCACATAATTTATCAGATGATGATTTAGCATATGTATTTTCATTTATTTTATTAAAAGATTATGGGATAATAACAATTCCACCAGTTTCAATGCCTGGTGCATCTGCTACAATAAGATTTGAATTATCATCAAGTGATGCAATTAATTTAGATTTAAATGATTTAAATAAAAAAATAGTATCTTCATTTGAAAAATTACAAGAAGTAATTACAAATGAAGAAAAATGTAGGGAGATTGTATTTAATTTTTGA
- a CDS encoding 50S ribosomal protein L23: protein MNAYSIIIKPHVTEKTMNLIDQNNEITFVVNREANKGQIKRAFEALYEEKVAKVNTHITTKGVKVAYIKLVEEEMAEELAVRIGVF from the coding sequence ATGAATGCATACTCAATTATTATTAAACCTCATGTTACTGAAAAAACCATGAACTTAATTGATCAAAATAACGAAATTACTTTTGTCGTAAATCGTGAAGCTAACAAAGGTCAAATCAAAAGAGCTTTCGAAGCTTTATACGAAGAAAAAGTAGCTAAAGTTAATACTCACATTACTACTAAAGGTGTAAAAGTAGCATACATCAAACTTGTTGAAGAAGAAATGGCAGAAGAACTTGCTGTCAGAATAGGTGTATTCTAA
- a CDS encoding FumA C-terminus/TtdB family hydratase beta subunit encodes MERKLNVPIKDENLNELKAGDVVYLTGNILTARDQAHKRILENGAPLDISGAALFHAGPIVTEEDGNYKMVAVGPTTSMRMNPYQSDVLDLGAKIVIGKGGMDDTVREALVRNNAIYVVATGGCAALYVDAVEEIESVDWLDLGMPEAIWNLKVKDFGPLIVAMDSEGNSLYD; translated from the coding sequence ATGGAAAGAAAATTAAATGTTCCAATTAAAGATGAAAATTTAAATGAATTGAAAGCTGGAGATGTAGTTTACCTGACAGGTAATATTTTAACTGCAAGAGATCAGGCTCACAAAAGAATTCTTGAAAATGGCGCACCATTGGATATTTCAGGTGCTGCTTTGTTTCATGCAGGTCCTATAGTTACAGAGGAAGATGGAAATTATAAGATGGTTGCTGTTGGCCCCACAACTTCAATGAGAATGAATCCTTATCAAAGTGATGTTTTAGATTTAGGTGCTAAAATTGTCATTGGTAAAGGTGGAATGGATGATACTGTAAGGGAAGCATTAGTTAGAAATAATGCGATTTATGTGGTGGCAACAGGAGGCTGTGCTGCATTATATGTGGATGCAGTTGAGGAAATTGAAAGTGTTGACTGGTTGGATTTAGGAATGCCTGAAGCTATCTGGAATTTGAAAGTTAAAGATTTTGGACCTCTTATAGTGGCTATGGATAGTGAAGGTAATAGCTTGTATGATTAA
- a CDS encoding biotin--[acetyl-CoA-carboxylase] ligase, whose amino-acid sequence MKEEIINLLKKEGKLSNETIDEIKQVDVNDFINIVEEIGKEKTEYIKADEISKDLNTKYIGKNLYVFKEVQSTNTIAKFLSANGAPDGSVIISERQTAAKGRSGKSWESPLGGVWLSIVLNPHVDHSKLPLITLATGVAVAKTLEKIGIENPEIKWPNDIFINGKKTCGILTEAIAKFNTIENVIVGVGIDVNVDIDNFPETLKEGSTTIEKELGERISESYLIKTFLEEFENISDLFDNEGFEAILKEWRKRSYSIGKIVEVREPFNKYYDGYVIGINREGALIVEKIDGTLEKVISGECIIKN is encoded by the coding sequence ATGAAAGAAGAAATAATAAACTTATTAAAAAAGGAAGGTAAACTTTCTAATGAGACCATTGACGAAATAAAACAAGTAGATGTCAATGATTTCATAAATATAGTTGAAGAAATTGGAAAAGAAAAAACAGAATACATTAAAGCTGATGAAATTTCAAAAGATTTGAATACTAAATACATCGGGAAAAACCTATATGTATTCAAAGAAGTCCAATCAACCAATACTATAGCTAAATTCTTATCAGCAAACGGTGCTCCGGATGGTAGTGTTATAATTTCTGAAAGACAAACAGCAGCAAAAGGAAGATCTGGAAAATCATGGGAATCCCCACTAGGTGGTGTATGGTTATCAATAGTTCTAAATCCTCATGTTGACCATTCAAAACTTCCATTAATAACATTAGCTACCGGAGTTGCAGTTGCAAAAACTCTTGAAAAAATCGGAATTGAAAATCCAGAAATCAAATGGCCAAATGACATATTCATTAATGGTAAAAAAACTTGTGGTATCTTAACTGAAGCTATTGCAAAATTCAACACCATTGAAAATGTTATTGTCGGTGTTGGTATTGATGTAAATGTTGATATTGATAATTTCCCAGAAACTTTAAAAGAAGGAAGTACCACAATTGAAAAAGAACTTGGTGAGCGAATAAGTGAAAGTTATTTAATTAAAACCTTTTTAGAAGAATTTGAAAACATTAGTGATTTATTCGATAATGAGGGCTTTGAAGCAATCCTAAAAGAATGGAGAAAACGTTCTTACTCTATTGGAAAAATTGTAGAAGTTAGAGAACCATTCAATAAATATTACGATGGATACGTAATAGGCATTAATAGAGAAGGAGCTCTAATTGTTGAAAAAATTGATGGAACCTTAGAAAAAGTAATTTCTGGAGAATGTATAATCAAAAATTAA
- a CDS encoding acetyl-CoA carboxylase biotin carboxylase subunit: protein MFEKVLIANRGEIAIRVMRACRELDINTVSIYSDADKTSLYTNYADESYPLGNPSPAKSYLNIEKIINIALESGADAIHPGYGFLAENSKFGEECAKNGIKLIGPSGDVINKMGDKITSKALMKKAGVPVIEGTPEGISDIEEAKDIARQIGYPVIVKASAGGGGIGMRAVYEEDELVRAIESTQSVASTNFGDSTVFIEKYLEKPRHIEFQLLADEHGNVIHVGDRECSIQRRHQKLLEEAPSPIMTEELREEMGRSAVKAAEYIGYTSAGTVEFLYDNGQYYFLEMNTRIQVEHPITELVTNTDLIKQQILIANGDELSYNQKDIKVTGHAIECRINAEDPLNDFAPNPGKITGYRSPGGPGVRLDSGVYMNYTIPTFYDSMISKLITYGRDRNDAINRMKRALSEYIILGIKTTIPFHKAILRNPNFISGDLNTHFIDTYKKGIEAEMENVIAEDLEYVNKLKSTFMPAKKIAAISAAVGSYQNMAKNNMQK from the coding sequence ATGTTTGAAAAAGTATTAATTGCAAATAGAGGAGAAATTGCAATAAGAGTTATGCGTGCATGTCGCGAACTTGATATTAACACTGTATCCATATACTCTGATGCTGATAAAACTTCTCTTTATACAAATTATGCAGATGAAAGTTATCCTCTAGGAAACCCTTCCCCTGCAAAATCTTACTTAAATATTGAAAAAATTATAAATATCGCACTTGAATCTGGTGCTGATGCTATTCACCCAGGATATGGATTTTTAGCTGAAAATTCTAAATTTGGTGAAGAATGTGCAAAGAATGGAATTAAGCTAATCGGACCAAGCGGAGATGTTATTAATAAAATGGGAGATAAAATTACTTCCAAAGCACTTATGAAAAAAGCAGGCGTTCCTGTAATTGAAGGTACACCTGAAGGTATTAGTGATATTGAAGAAGCAAAAGACATTGCTCGTCAAATTGGATACCCCGTAATTGTTAAAGCTTCCGCAGGTGGTGGAGGTATTGGTATGCGTGCAGTTTATGAAGAAGATGAACTTGTACGTGCAATTGAATCTACCCAATCCGTTGCATCAACAAACTTTGGAGATTCAACAGTATTTATCGAAAAATACCTTGAAAAACCACGTCACATTGAATTCCAACTTCTAGCAGATGAACATGGAAATGTAATCCACGTTGGCGATCGTGAATGTTCAATCCAGAGAAGACATCAAAAACTTTTAGAAGAAGCACCATCCCCAATTATGACTGAAGAGTTAAGGGAAGAAATGGGAAGAAGTGCAGTTAAAGCTGCTGAATATATCGGATATACAAGTGCAGGTACTGTTGAATTCTTATACGATAATGGACAATACTACTTCCTTGAAATGAATACACGTATTCAGGTAGAACACCCAATTACCGAGCTTGTTACTAATACTGACTTAATAAAACAACAAATTTTAATAGCTAACGGTGATGAATTAAGTTATAATCAAAAAGACATTAAAGTAACAGGACATGCTATCGAATGCCGTATTAATGCTGAAGATCCACTTAATGATTTTGCACCAAATCCTGGTAAAATTACAGGTTACAGATCCCCCGGAGGTCCAGGTGTACGTTTAGATAGTGGAGTATACATGAATTATACAATTCCAACATTTTATGATTCAATGATTTCTAAATTAATTACTTACGGTCGTGACAGAAACGATGCAATTAACAGAATGAAAAGGGCATTAAGCGAATATATTATCTTAGGTATTAAAACAACAATACCATTCCATAAAGCTATCTTAAGAAACCCTAACTTTATTTCAGGTGATTTGAACACTCACTTTATTGATACTTATAAAAAAGGTATTGAAGCCGAAATGGAAAATGTTATTGCAGAAGACCTTGAGTATGTTAATAAATTAAAATCAACATTTATGCCAGCTAAAAAAATAGCTGCAATATCTGCAGCAGTAGGGTCATATCAAAACATGGCAAAAAATAATATGCAAAAATAA
- a CDS encoding MATE family efflux transporter encodes MIVSLLLTMINNVADAMWVSGLGSDALAAIGIVTPIFIIIIGLGIGISAGVNSSVARFIGKGDLKQAGNSGVHGLIISIIISIIIPVILLVFLKQILIAIGGASVLDLAYDYGFWIIIGAFSVIVQYVFSGVYRSENKGIKSNFPLALAAILNICLDPIFIYTFNMGVAGAAIATVLSNIISLMLFIYWRYIKGGELLDLNTYNKNMSIYKDIISVGVPASMEQILMSLFSMIINVILVMVATTEAVAVYTTVWRLISIGVMIPVGFGTGSISIFGALFGARKSETILESFKFTQIIGFVGSVLMAIILAIFSPLLALLFGGAGLNDQIISITVLLSLYVVFSSWSIVSGCILQSFGRGDYSLYFTFFKQIILTLIFIFLFIGLKETGVYYGIIAANFVGGVIEIIFTYIYVKRIQKYYK; translated from the coding sequence ATGATTGTATCTTTACTTTTAACAATGATTAATAATGTTGCAGATGCAATGTGGGTTAGTGGTTTAGGTTCAGATGCACTTGCGGCAATAGGTATTGTAACACCAATTTTTATTATAATAATTGGTTTGGGAATTGGAATTTCAGCAGGAGTAAACTCATCTGTGGCTCGTTTTATAGGAAAAGGAGATTTAAAACAAGCTGGAAATAGTGGAGTTCATGGATTAATTATTAGTATTATTATAAGTATTATTATCCCGGTCATTCTTTTGGTCTTTTTAAAACAGATTTTAATAGCTATTGGTGGTGCAAGTGTTTTAGATCTTGCATATGATTATGGTTTTTGGATTATTATAGGAGCATTTTCGGTTATTGTTCAGTATGTTTTCAGTGGTGTTTACAGATCTGAAAATAAAGGAATTAAATCAAATTTTCCATTAGCTCTTGCAGCTATTTTAAACATCTGTCTAGATCCAATTTTTATTTATACCTTTAATATGGGAGTTGCTGGAGCTGCAATAGCTACAGTTTTATCAAATATTATATCTTTAATGCTTTTCATTTATTGGAGATATATAAAAGGAGGAGAATTATTAGATTTAAATACTTATAATAAAAACATGTCCATTTATAAAGATATTATCTCAGTGGGTGTTCCTGCAAGTATGGAACAGATTTTAATGTCTTTGTTTTCAATGATTATTAATGTAATTCTGGTTATGGTTGCAACTACAGAAGCAGTAGCTGTTTATACAACTGTGTGGAGATTAATTAGTATTGGTGTTATGATTCCTGTTGGATTTGGAACAGGTTCAATTAGTATTTTTGGAGCATTATTTGGTGCCCGTAAAAGTGAAACAATTCTAGAATCATTTAAATTCACTCAAATTATTGGATTTGTAGGTTCTGTATTAATGGCTATTATTTTAGCTATTTTCTCTCCACTATTGGCATTGCTCTTTGGTGGTGCTGGACTAAATGACCAAATTATATCTATAACAGTTTTACTTTCATTATATGTTGTATTTTCAAGTTGGAGTATTGTTTCAGGCTGTATCTTGCAGAGTTTTGGTCGTGGAGATTACAGTCTCTATTTTACATTCTTTAAACAGATTATTCTAACATTAATTTTTATATTTTTATTTATAGGTTTAAAAGAAACTGGTGTTTATTATGGAATTATTGCAGCTAATTTTGTTGGTGGTGTAATTGAAATAATCTTCACTTATATCTATGTAAAAAGGATTCAAAAGTATTATAAATGA
- a CDS encoding chloride channel protein, producing the protein MIFVAPLYGLVALIENQENSEKKTYSNIFCILGALLVFYIIGEFFGAPLGFPHVGGYDISNFERILGVPLAIIGSLFGIIYLLFDKYTEKILGKMKFKDNILITCLIGGLILGIFGIISPLTLFSGETNMELILETYAVYSPIILITIGLAKLLLTNICIKTGWKGGHFFPVIFCGIIIGCGFSLLFNIKLIY; encoded by the coding sequence TTGATATTTGTAGCACCATTATACGGTCTGGTGGCTCTAATAGAAAATCAGGAAAACAGTGAAAAAAAGACATATAGTAATATTTTCTGTATTTTAGGAGCTCTACTTGTCTTTTATATTATTGGAGAATTTTTCGGTGCACCCCTAGGTTTTCCTCATGTTGGCGGATATGATATAAGTAACTTTGAGAGAATACTTGGAGTACCATTAGCAATTATCGGTTCATTATTTGGAATAATATATTTACTCTTTGATAAGTATACTGAAAAAATACTTGGAAAAATGAAATTCAAAGATAATATTCTAATTACATGTTTAATTGGGGGATTAATATTAGGCATTTTCGGTATAATATCACCATTGACTCTGTTTTCTGGTGAAACAAATATGGAATTAATTCTTGAAACTTATGCAGTATACAGTCCAATTATTTTAATTACTATTGGACTTGCAAAGTTGCTCCTTACTAATATTTGTATTAAAACTGGATGGAAAGGAGGTCATTTCTTCCCAGTAATCTTTTGTGGAATTATAATTGGATGTGGATTTTCATTATTATTTAATATTAAGTTAATATATTGA
- the rpl4p gene encoding 50S ribosomal protein L4 has translation MKVNVYSINGEVKEEIELPAIFDEVYRPDLIKRAVLSAQSARVQPWGNDPMAGKRTSAKGWGSGRGTARVPRIKNGSKAAFVPMAIGGRQAHPTRAEKNHHEKINIKERRLAIRSAVAATTNKDIVENRGHKVADLEQVPIIVEDEIEAVKTAKQTREIFQNLGVYDDVVRAKEGKRIRAGRGKTRGRKYKKVKGPLVVVGEDKGIHLGARNHAGVDVVVVENLNAELLAPGTHAGRLTIYTKSAVEKLGGLFQ, from the coding sequence ATGAAAGTTAACGTTTATTCTATTAATGGGGAAGTTAAAGAAGAAATCGAACTTCCAGCTATTTTTGATGAAGTATACAGACCAGATTTGATCAAAAGAGCTGTACTCTCCGCACAATCCGCTAGAGTACAACCTTGGGGTAACGATCCTATGGCGGGTAAAAGAACATCTGCTAAAGGATGGGGTTCCGGTAGAGGAACTGCTAGAGTACCTAGGATTAAAAACGGTTCTAAAGCAGCATTCGTACCAATGGCAATTGGTGGTAGACAAGCACATCCTACTAGAGCTGAGAAAAATCATCATGAAAAAATCAACATAAAAGAAAGAAGACTTGCAATCAGATCTGCTGTTGCAGCAACTACTAATAAAGATATTGTTGAAAACAGAGGTCACAAAGTTGCAGATTTAGAACAAGTTCCTATTATTGTTGAAGATGAAATCGAAGCTGTAAAAACTGCTAAACAAACTCGTGAAATTTTCCAAAACTTAGGTGTTTACGATGATGTCGTACGTGCTAAAGAAGGAAAAAGAATCAGAGCTGGTAGAGGTAAAACTAGAGGAAGAAAATACAAAAAAGTAAAAGGACCTCTTGTAGTTGTTGGTGAAGATAAAGGTATCCATTTAGGTGCAAGAAACCACGCTGGTGTAGACGTAGTGGTTGTTGAAAACTTAAATGCTGAATTATTAGCACCAGGTACCCATGCAGGAAGACTTACCATTTACACTAAATCAGCAGTTGAAAAATTAGGAGGTTTATTCCAATAA
- a CDS encoding AMP-binding protein, giving the protein MAFLELDTSKVKTPWYGSYEDIPEHLDYPDYSIYETIRRTCEKYPNEIAYDYFNRKVTYGDFLKEIDMIAKSFVAIGVKKGDKVTLVMPNTPEAIISFYALNKIGAISNMVHPLSSQNEIRHYIELSKSVAVLTIDATFATVYNIVPGTTVQNIIVASPSNSMIYMKPIYKTTQLTSNRIPREKGIIKWWRFRRLGRKVDYGVDEYTDGSYPATILYSGGTTGKPKGIVLSNLNFNALALSSLTFVKIGVGDKILAIMPIFHGFGLGVCVHTCMSVGAQSILIPRFDNKKFHKLLKKHKPTVLAGVPTLWEAMINNPKMKNMDLSFLKIMISGGDSLSVSLKHKMDAFLKEHNADIQVMEGYGLTECVTGSCLNPQYRCKDGSVGIPYPDIFYKIVKPNTCKEIPYGEEGEICLSGPTVMLEYLDEPEETANTLKVHEDGLTWLHTGDLGHMDEEGWVYFKLRIKRMIVSNGYNIYPSQLENIIDAHPNVSVSTVIGIPHPYKREVAKAFIVLKDGIEPTDEVKQNIYNYCKQNIAKYALPKEFEYRDELPKTLVNKVDVIRLMEESINGAN; this is encoded by the coding sequence ATGGCATTTTTAGAATTAGATACATCAAAAGTGAAGACACCATGGTATGGTTCATATGAGGATATACCTGAACATTTAGATTATCCTGATTACTCAATTTATGAAACAATACGTAGAACTTGTGAAAAATATCCTAATGAGATTGCTTATGATTATTTTAACAGAAAAGTAACATACGGTGATTTTTTAAAAGAGATAGATATGATTGCAAAATCATTTGTTGCAATTGGAGTTAAAAAAGGGGATAAAGTTACTCTTGTCATGCCAAACACTCCTGAGGCAATCATTAGTTTCTATGCTTTAAATAAAATTGGTGCAATTTCAAATATGGTTCATCCATTATCATCACAAAATGAGATTAGACATTACATTGAATTATCTAAAAGTGTTGCTGTCTTGACAATTGATGCAACATTTGCTACTGTTTACAATATTGTTCCTGGAACCACTGTTCAAAATATCATTGTAGCAAGTCCTAGTAACTCAATGATTTACATGAAACCTATTTATAAAACTACACAACTTACTTCAAACAGGATTCCTAGGGAAAAAGGAATTATTAAATGGTGGAGATTTAGAAGACTTGGTAGAAAGGTTGATTATGGTGTTGATGAATACACTGATGGATCATACCCTGCAACTATTCTATATAGTGGAGGAACAACTGGAAAACCTAAAGGGATTGTTTTATCAAATTTAAATTTCAATGCATTGGCATTATCCAGTCTTACATTTGTTAAAATAGGTGTGGGGGATAAGATACTTGCAATTATGCCTATTTTCCATGGTTTTGGTCTCGGAGTCTGTGTACATACCTGTATGTCAGTAGGTGCTCAAAGTATTTTAATTCCAAGATTTGATAATAAAAAGTTCCATAAACTTCTCAAGAAACATAAACCTACAGTTTTAGCTGGAGTTCCTACATTATGGGAAGCAATGATTAATAATCCTAAAATGAAAAATATGGATTTATCATTTTTGAAAATAATGATTTCTGGAGGAGATTCATTATCTGTTTCACTTAAACATAAAATGGATGCATTTCTAAAAGAACACAATGCAGACATTCAAGTAATGGAAGGTTATGGTCTTACAGAATGTGTGACTGGAAGTTGTCTAAACCCACAATATAGATGTAAGGATGGCAGTGTTGGAATTCCATATCCTGATATATTCTATAAAATTGTAAAACCTAATACTTGTAAAGAAATTCCATATGGTGAAGAAGGTGAAATATGTCTTTCAGGACCTACTGTCATGTTGGAATATCTAGATGAACCTGAAGAGACTGCAAATACATTGAAAGTCCATGAAGATGGATTAACTTGGTTGCATACAGGTGATTTGGGCCATATGGATGAAGAAGGATGGGTTTACTTCAAGTTAAGAATTAAAAGAATGATTGTTTCTAATGGATATAATATTTATCCGAGTCAATTGGAAAATATTATTGATGCACATCCTAATGTTAGTGTTTCAACTGTTATTGGAATACCTCATCCATATAAAAGGGAAGTTGCAAAGGCATTCATTGTATTGAAAGATGGTATTGAACCTACCGATGAAGTGAAACAAAACATTTACAATTATTGTAAGCAGAACATTGCTAAATATGCACTTCCAAAAGAGTTTGAATATCGTGATGAATTACCTAAAACTCTTGTCAATAAAGTTGACGTGATTCGTTTAATGGAAGAAAGTATAAATGGAGCTAATTGA
- the rpl3p gene encoding 50S ribosomal protein L3 encodes MVRHHQPRKGSVAFSPRKRAAKETPRVKSWPQIDEPKLLGLAGYKVGMTHVIMTDSDKNSPTQGMEVFTPVTVLEVPPVVVMGIRAYEKTSRGLKVITEVLADNLDEELSRKISLPKEYNKSEAIAKIQGALENTEEIRVLVHTNPKVTSVPKKKPDIFECGIGGSNVEEKLNTALELLGNEVKASEIFNEGEFVDAIATTKGKGFQGVVKRWGIRIQYGKAVRAGKGRHVGSIGPWTPRRTMWTVAQAGQMGYHKRTEFNKRILKIASADEVDQINPDGGFVKYGLVKNDYVLVKGSLAGPSKRLVILRQPIRPNNKAEDIPQINYISTKSKQGV; translated from the coding sequence ATGGTAAGACATCACCAGCCAAGAAAAGGGTCTGTTGCTTTTAGTCCAAGGAAAAGAGCAGCTAAAGAAACCCCTAGAGTAAAATCTTGGCCTCAAATTGATGAACCAAAATTACTCGGCCTCGCAGGTTATAAAGTCGGTATGACTCATGTTATCATGACTGATTCCGATAAAAACTCCCCTACCCAAGGTATGGAAGTTTTCACTCCAGTAACTGTATTGGAAGTACCTCCAGTCGTAGTAATGGGAATTAGAGCTTATGAAAAAACTTCTCGTGGATTGAAAGTAATCACCGAAGTTCTTGCAGACAATTTAGATGAAGAACTTTCAAGGAAAATTTCTCTTCCTAAAGAATACAATAAATCTGAAGCTATTGCAAAAATACAAGGTGCATTAGAAAACACAGAAGAAATTAGGGTATTAGTACACACAAATCCAAAAGTAACTAGCGTACCTAAGAAAAAACCAGATATATTCGAATGTGGTATTGGTGGATCCAATGTCGAAGAAAAATTAAATACTGCATTAGAATTATTAGGTAATGAAGTTAAAGCTAGTGAAATCTTCAACGAAGGTGAATTTGTTGATGCTATCGCAACTACCAAAGGAAAAGGATTCCAAGGTGTAGTTAAAAGATGGGGAATTAGAATTCAATATGGTAAAGCTGTAAGAGCAGGTAAAGGTAGACACGTAGGTTCTATCGGACCTTGGACTCCTAGAAGAACCATGTGGACTGTAGCTCAAGCAGGTCAAATGGGATACCATAAAAGAACTGAATTCAATAAAAGAATTTTAAAAATCGCATCAGCAGATGAAGTTGACCAAATCAACCCTGATGGTGGATTTGTAAAATACGGACTTGTCAAAAACGATTATGTTTTAGTTAAAGGATCCCTCGCTGGACCTTCTAAAAGGTTAGTAATCTTAAGACAACCTATCAGACCTAATAATAAAGCTGAGGATATCCCTCAAATTAATTACATAAGTACAAAATCTAAACAAGGGGTATAA